The Chryseolinea soli genome contains a region encoding:
- a CDS encoding SusD/RagB family nutrient-binding outer membrane lipoprotein, whose translation MKKYTKLFKRVALILMVGATITSCEKFTDGVSEYDPTLPTDASLGQVINSAEVAYIGFVEGELARIGGMWAGQFTGTDRQYVTLNNYTSTAPDYDNAWGNLYSGVLKPWRIAQQKATALNNKRALALAQILEAHTMITAASLFGDIPYSQANNLTEFPNPKFDDQKEIYAALLTLLDQALANIAGASPGTSYDGDIFYSAVAGDDAKWTAVANTVKAKIYLQLGDFQKAHDAAALGLSDGADDLMAKHGDSYNLDFNIYYSFLVYDRPGYMGASDSYAARMIDPTNNAAAYSKNNAKTDESDRFTYIFYGSLADGYDLNVSGYDYDDGEPDGMFSNRASFPIVTYRENQLILAETTLRLSGTTAALDVLNDYRAYLDGGGYLNPEYVTGAGHYQAYDLTDFDPSGAGNPGNLDPADALYVEITKEKYISLLSTMDVFVDLHRKGFGSFSGKQNWEVLGLTPNTGSVIPQRFLIAQVEVNSNTSTPRPSPGLFDLLEVFQ comes from the coding sequence ATGAAAAAATACACGAAATTATTTAAGAGGGTTGCCCTTATCCTGATGGTGGGTGCGACAATTACCTCCTGCGAGAAATTTACGGATGGCGTAAGCGAATACGATCCTACATTGCCGACGGATGCATCTTTGGGCCAGGTAATCAACTCTGCCGAAGTGGCTTACATCGGATTTGTGGAAGGCGAACTGGCACGCATCGGAGGCATGTGGGCTGGCCAATTCACCGGAACAGACCGTCAATATGTGACGTTGAACAACTACACGTCTACTGCTCCTGACTATGACAATGCTTGGGGTAACCTGTATAGCGGCGTTTTGAAACCTTGGCGCATTGCCCAGCAGAAGGCAACCGCGTTGAACAACAAACGCGCATTGGCGTTGGCTCAGATCTTGGAAGCCCACACGATGATCACGGCAGCTTCCCTGTTCGGTGATATTCCTTATTCTCAAGCCAACAACTTGACAGAGTTTCCCAACCCGAAATTCGATGACCAGAAGGAGATCTACGCAGCGTTGTTGACCTTGTTGGATCAGGCGTTGGCAAACATTGCTGGTGCTTCTCCCGGAACTTCGTATGACGGTGATATTTTTTACTCAGCGGTTGCCGGTGACGATGCAAAATGGACTGCCGTAGCCAATACCGTGAAAGCAAAGATCTATCTTCAGTTAGGCGATTTCCAGAAAGCACATGATGCAGCAGCACTCGGATTGAGCGATGGCGCTGATGACTTGATGGCAAAACATGGTGACTCTTATAACCTGGATTTCAACATCTACTATTCGTTCCTTGTTTATGACCGTCCCGGTTACATGGGTGCTTCGGATTCTTACGCAGCCCGTATGATCGATCCTACTAACAACGCGGCAGCCTACAGCAAGAATAATGCGAAGACCGATGAGTCCGATCGTTTCACTTACATTTTCTATGGAAGCCTGGCAGATGGCTATGATCTGAACGTTTCAGGTTATGATTACGACGACGGCGAGCCGGATGGTATGTTCTCCAACAGAGCATCTTTCCCTATCGTTACCTATCGTGAAAACCAACTGATCCTGGCAGAGACTACCTTGCGTCTTTCCGGCACTACCGCAGCCTTGGATGTGTTGAATGACTACCGCGCTTACCTGGATGGAGGGGGATACCTGAATCCGGAATATGTAACGGGCGCAGGCCACTACCAAGCTTATGATTTGACGGATTTCGATCCGAGTGGAGCAGGAAACCCCGGCAATTTGGATCCTGCCGATGCTCTTTACGTGGAGATCACCAAAGAGAAATACATATCTCTTCTCTCCACAATGGATGTTTTTGTTGACCTCCACAGAAAAGGTTTCGGCTCTTTCTCAGGCAAACAAAACTGGGAAGTTTTGGGTCTTACACCCAACACCGGCTCTGTCATCCCTCAACGCTTCCTGATCGCTCAGGTAGAAGTTAACTCCAATACTTCTACACCTCGCCCTTCACCGGGTCTGTTCGATCTGCTCGAAGTGTTCCAATAG
- a CDS encoding 6-pyruvoyl trahydropterin synthase family protein, with translation MVYVSRKEHFNAAHKLYNPKWSQERNVEVFGPCANDNWHGHNFELIVTVKGQPDPDTGFVVDLKQLSNLIRKEVIDKLDHKNLNLDVDFMTGKLASCENLIIEIWRILHTHLPSITPHGKLHSLRLYETPRNYVDYFGE, from the coding sequence ATGGTCTACGTCAGTCGCAAAGAACACTTCAACGCCGCCCATAAGCTCTACAACCCCAAATGGTCGCAGGAGCGGAACGTGGAGGTCTTTGGGCCCTGCGCAAACGATAACTGGCACGGCCACAACTTCGAACTTATCGTCACCGTGAAGGGCCAACCCGACCCTGACACCGGTTTTGTCGTTGACCTGAAGCAACTGAGCAACCTCATCCGAAAGGAAGTGATCGACAAACTCGACCACAAAAACCTGAACCTGGATGTCGATTTCATGACCGGCAAGCTGGCCAGCTGCGAAAATCTCATCATCGAAATCTGGCGTATTTTACATACACACCTCCCGAGCATCACCCCACACGGCAAACTGCACAGCCTGCGTCTCTATGAAACGCCCCGCAATTACGTGGACTACTTTGGAGAATAA